A genomic stretch from Kribbella jejuensis includes:
- a CDS encoding carbohydrate ABC transporter permease codes for MTATTNAPPTSERSHGGRAAPPGKRRGLGDLKVAMIFLAPATLGFVVFYIWPTLRGAYLSFTEYSLLQPPKFNGLANYDRMIHDSFFWNALGVTVEYVVINIGLQTVLAVGIAMLMYRLTKSITVRAIILAPYLVANVVVALVWYWMLDVQVGVVNTFLSWFGIDPIAFFGDSHWAIPTVAGINVWRHMGYTALLVFAGLQTIPSYVYEAAEVDGSTEWKTFWRITLPLLRPVLVMVLVVTMIGSFQIFDTVAVTTQGGPINATRVIYYYIYERAFTRFDFGYASAMALVLFAILAVVSLVQLRLLRARESDLA; via the coding sequence GTGACCGCCACCACCAACGCACCACCGACCAGCGAACGAAGTCACGGGGGACGGGCGGCACCGCCGGGGAAGCGGCGCGGCCTGGGCGACCTCAAGGTCGCGATGATCTTCCTCGCGCCGGCCACGCTCGGCTTCGTCGTGTTCTACATCTGGCCGACGCTGCGCGGCGCGTACCTGAGCTTCACCGAGTACAGCCTGCTGCAGCCGCCGAAGTTCAACGGGCTGGCCAACTACGACCGGATGATCCACGACAGCTTCTTCTGGAACGCGCTCGGCGTCACGGTCGAGTACGTCGTGATCAACATCGGCCTGCAGACCGTGCTGGCGGTCGGGATCGCGATGCTGATGTACCGGCTGACCAAGTCGATCACGGTCCGGGCGATCATCCTGGCGCCGTATCTGGTCGCGAACGTGGTCGTCGCGCTGGTCTGGTACTGGATGCTCGACGTGCAGGTCGGCGTCGTGAACACCTTCCTCAGTTGGTTCGGGATCGACCCGATCGCGTTCTTCGGCGACTCGCACTGGGCGATCCCGACCGTTGCCGGCATCAACGTCTGGCGGCACATGGGCTACACGGCACTCCTGGTCTTCGCCGGACTCCAGACGATTCCGTCGTACGTCTACGAGGCGGCCGAGGTGGACGGATCGACCGAGTGGAAGACGTTCTGGCGGATCACGCTGCCGCTGCTGCGGCCGGTCCTGGTGATGGTCCTGGTGGTCACCATGATCGGGTCGTTCCAGATCTTCGACACGGTCGCGGTCACCACCCAAGGTGGTCCGATCAACGCGACCCGGGTCATCTACTACTACATCTACGAGCGCGCGTTCACCCGGTTCGACTTCGGGTACGCGTCCGCGATGGCGCTGGTGCTGTTCGCCATCCTCGCGGTCGTCTCGCTCGTCCAGCTGCGGTTGCTGCGGGCGCGGGAGAGTGATCTCGCATGA
- a CDS encoding carbohydrate ABC transporter permease: protein MSATSTSVRQVSVGRTVAWVLLFILLIVTLFPFYWMLRTAFSDNTQLPGHPHSLLPVETTLGAFKRVLGLSSIEEAQAQGGSGAAVNFWLYLRNSLVVATITTVCQVFFSAMAAYAFARLRWPGRDKVFALFLAALMVPPIFTTLPNFVLIKNLGLLNSFAGIILPGAFMTPFAIFFLRQFFLGINRELEEAAMIDGAGHRRIFFGLIIPMSGAPIATLAILTYINSWNDYFWPLLVGQQENVRVLTVALGVFRSQTPQGGPDWAGLMAATLIAALPMIILFLAFAKRITNSIGFSGIK from the coding sequence ATGAGCGCGACGTCCACTTCAGTACGGCAGGTGAGCGTCGGGCGCACCGTCGCCTGGGTCCTGTTGTTCATCCTGCTGATCGTCACGCTGTTCCCCTTCTACTGGATGTTGCGGACGGCGTTCTCGGACAACACGCAGCTCCCGGGACACCCGCATTCGCTGTTGCCGGTGGAGACCACGCTCGGCGCGTTCAAGCGGGTCCTCGGTTTGTCGTCGATCGAGGAGGCGCAGGCGCAGGGCGGTTCCGGCGCGGCTGTGAACTTCTGGCTGTACCTGCGAAACTCGTTGGTGGTGGCAACCATCACGACGGTCTGCCAAGTGTTCTTCAGCGCGATGGCGGCGTACGCGTTCGCCCGGCTGCGCTGGCCCGGGCGGGACAAGGTGTTCGCCCTGTTCCTGGCCGCGTTGATGGTGCCGCCGATCTTCACCACGCTGCCGAACTTCGTGCTGATCAAGAACCTCGGTCTGCTGAACAGCTTCGCCGGCATCATCCTGCCCGGCGCGTTCATGACGCCGTTCGCGATCTTCTTCCTCCGGCAGTTCTTCCTCGGCATCAACCGGGAACTGGAGGAGGCGGCGATGATCGACGGCGCCGGGCACCGGCGGATCTTCTTCGGCCTGATCATCCCGATGAGCGGGGCGCCGATCGCGACGCTGGCGATCCTGACCTACATCAACTCCTGGAACGACTACTTCTGGCCACTGCTCGTCGGGCAGCAGGAGAACGTCCGGGTGCTGACGGTCGCGCTGGGCGTGTTCCGGTCGCAGACGCCGCAGGGCGGTCCGGACTGGGCCGGACTGATGGCGGCGACGCTGATCGCGGCGCTGCCGATGATCATCCTGTTCCTGGCGTTCGCCAAGCGGATCACCAACTCCATCGGCTTCTCGGGGATCAAATGA
- a CDS encoding ABC transporter substrate-binding protein: protein MNLSRRTLLKAGLASLAVPAVAACNNGAAARGDGEIIYWLWDSAQLPMYTECAKVFHEQNPQYSVKIEQYGWNDYWSKLVTGFISDTAPDVFTGHSSKYPLFADKGQVLPIDDYVARDKVDLSIYQKGLADRWIGADGKRYGLPKDWDTEVYFYNSAFTEAAGISTEQLNSMTWNPQDGGTFEQIVRRLTVDSKGRRGDQPGFDKNNVKVYGLGYADAGGGDGQTSWSWYAATNGWKYSEGEPWGTKFFYGDPKFTETIAWWRGLITKGLMPTYAQAKSGVDVTTSFGAGKYAITPNGSWMLGTYGTLKQVKTKLARLPIGPIGKRMSMMNGLADTIWAGTTRRDASWAWVKFLGSQTAQDIVAKAGVVFPAVAASMPAAKAAFAKSGWDVTPFLEPVEAGDVFPYPANPNAADVTAVMTPAMDAVMSFEADPSSLAKANADVNKILAVNS from the coding sequence ATGAACCTCTCACGAAGGACCCTGCTGAAGGCAGGTCTGGCCTCGCTCGCCGTACCGGCCGTTGCCGCCTGCAACAACGGCGCCGCGGCCCGCGGCGACGGCGAGATCATCTACTGGTTGTGGGACTCCGCGCAGCTACCGATGTACACCGAGTGCGCCAAGGTGTTCCACGAGCAGAATCCGCAGTACTCGGTGAAGATCGAGCAGTACGGCTGGAACGACTACTGGTCGAAGCTCGTCACCGGGTTCATCTCCGACACCGCGCCGGACGTGTTCACCGGGCACTCCTCGAAGTACCCGTTGTTCGCGGACAAGGGGCAGGTGTTGCCGATCGACGACTACGTTGCCCGGGACAAGGTTGACCTGAGCATCTACCAGAAGGGTCTCGCGGATCGGTGGATCGGCGCCGACGGCAAGCGGTACGGGTTGCCGAAGGACTGGGACACCGAGGTCTACTTCTACAACAGCGCGTTCACCGAGGCGGCCGGGATCAGTACCGAGCAGCTCAACTCGATGACGTGGAACCCTCAGGACGGCGGGACGTTCGAGCAGATCGTCCGCCGGCTGACGGTCGACTCCAAGGGCCGCCGCGGCGACCAGCCGGGGTTCGACAAGAACAACGTGAAGGTCTACGGACTCGGGTACGCCGACGCCGGTGGCGGCGACGGGCAGACCAGTTGGAGCTGGTACGCCGCGACCAACGGCTGGAAGTACTCCGAGGGTGAACCGTGGGGGACCAAGTTCTTCTACGGCGACCCGAAGTTCACCGAGACGATCGCGTGGTGGCGCGGGCTGATCACCAAGGGCCTGATGCCGACGTACGCGCAGGCGAAGTCCGGGGTGGACGTGACCACGTCGTTCGGTGCGGGCAAGTACGCGATCACGCCGAACGGGTCCTGGATGCTCGGGACGTACGGCACGCTGAAGCAGGTGAAGACGAAGCTGGCCCGGCTGCCGATCGGGCCGATCGGCAAGCGGATGTCGATGATGAACGGGCTCGCGGACACCATCTGGGCCGGTACGACGCGGCGGGACGCGTCGTGGGCCTGGGTGAAGTTCCTCGGGTCGCAGACCGCGCAGGACATCGTCGCGAAGGCGGGGGTGGTGTTCCCGGCGGTGGCGGCGAGCATGCCGGCGGCGAAGGCGGCGTTCGCGAAGAGCGGGTGGGACGTGACACCGTTCCTCGAGCCGGTCGAGGCCGGGGACGTGTTCCCGTACCCGGCCAACCCGAACGCGGCGGACGTGACCGCGGTGATGACGCCGGCGATGGATGCGGTGATGTCGTTCGAGGCCGATCCGTCGTCGCTGGCGAAGGCGAACGCGGACGTGAACAAGATCCTGGCGGTCAACAGCTGA
- a CDS encoding DUF1707 SHOCT-like domain-containing protein → MNEERPGGPIRIGDREREDAVKRLGEHYEAGRLTAEEHSDRVDQVLKAKTEADLREPFADLPGPHQASTSGGTGSGGFGPGGRPWAGRGFVGRMPLPLLVLLGVLGVLASIGCVFGGGHPPILPILLIGAAVYVIRKRRTERRA, encoded by the coding sequence ATGAACGAGGAGAGGCCGGGCGGCCCGATCCGCATCGGCGACCGCGAACGCGAGGACGCCGTCAAGCGCCTCGGCGAACACTACGAAGCCGGCCGGCTGACCGCGGAGGAACACTCCGACCGGGTCGACCAGGTCCTCAAAGCCAAGACCGAAGCAGACCTCCGGGAACCCTTCGCCGACCTCCCCGGCCCTCACCAGGCAAGCACCTCCGGTGGCACCGGCAGTGGTGGATTTGGTCCAGGCGGGCGTCCATGGGCCGGGCGTGGGTTCGTCGGGCGGATGCCGTTGCCGTTGCTGGTGCTGTTGGGCGTGCTCGGCGTGCTGGCTTCGATCGGTTGTGTGTTCGGGGGCGGTCACCCGCCGATCCTGCCGATCCTGTTGATCGGCGCCGCCGTGTACGTGATCCGCAAGCGCCGGACGGAGCGCCGGGCATGA
- a CDS encoding DUF6220 domain-containing protein: MRNVYRIVGMLIAIAVALQVASIALSGFTIAKDANNGTAIGADYSNFGEAYHSIAGMVIGLLALVLLIASFMTDVPRGRTLAGVVVLLVALQFVLATVSFGVPALGVLHGLNGLAVAAVASVASRRAVVPKESVPSA; encoded by the coding sequence ATGAGAAACGTGTACCGCATCGTCGGCATGCTGATCGCGATCGCCGTCGCCTTGCAGGTCGCGTCGATCGCGCTGTCCGGCTTCACCATCGCCAAGGACGCCAACAACGGTACGGCGATCGGCGCGGACTACAGCAACTTCGGCGAGGCGTACCACAGCATCGCCGGGATGGTGATCGGTCTGCTCGCGCTGGTACTGCTGATCGCGTCGTTCATGACCGACGTTCCGCGCGGCCGGACGCTGGCCGGCGTCGTGGTGCTGCTGGTCGCGCTGCAGTTCGTCCTCGCGACGGTGTCCTTCGGGGTGCCCGCGCTCGGAGTCCTGCACGGTCTGAACGGTCTCGCAGTCGCCGCCGTCGCAAGCGTCGCCTCGAGGCGGGCCGTCGTACCGAAGGAATCCGTGCCCAGTGCCTGA
- a CDS encoding multicopper oxidase family protein, producing the protein MPEVKKRQWGRLVALGGTLAVLVPLGYLWATSLVPDSYNPAKMGYADYGGGSMEHMHHEGMSVTELTGPRTGKPDVDVTLVARKQKYQLASGGTVDGYTVNGTSPGPLIRAKVGDLVQVTFVNESVKDGATLHWHGIDVPNAEDGVAGVTQDAVPVGGKHVYRFKASQAGTYWYHSHQVSSDEVKGGLFGPIVIAPAAPGEVVATIHTYDGKRTINGRTGNGRVELPAGTTARVRVINTDNTVLRVGLVGTPYKVVAVDGNDVHDPTPVTAAYALPAGGRVDLEAVVPPGGMRLVAGTSSLSLGIAPAGTDPPSAELPGNTVDLLTYGTPAPLGFEPGKANRTFEYRIGRTAGFLDGKPGLWWTINGHKFPDVPMFMVAEGDVVRMKISNTSGQAHPMHLHGHHAVVLSRNGIPATGSPWWTDTLEVGNKETYEIAFVANNPGLWMDHCHNLPHATQGLMTHLMYEGTTTPYRVGGTSRNEPE; encoded by the coding sequence GTGCCTGAGGTCAAGAAGCGTCAGTGGGGCAGGCTGGTCGCACTAGGGGGCACACTGGCGGTGCTCGTGCCGCTCGGCTACCTCTGGGCGACCAGCCTGGTGCCGGACTCGTACAACCCGGCAAAGATGGGGTACGCCGACTACGGCGGCGGCTCCATGGAACACATGCACCACGAAGGGATGAGCGTCACCGAACTTACTGGCCCCAGGACTGGTAAGCCGGACGTCGACGTGACGCTGGTGGCGCGGAAGCAGAAGTACCAACTGGCGTCCGGCGGGACCGTCGACGGCTACACCGTCAACGGGACGTCGCCCGGACCGCTGATCCGCGCGAAGGTCGGCGACCTGGTCCAGGTCACGTTCGTCAACGAGTCCGTGAAGGACGGCGCCACCCTGCACTGGCACGGCATCGACGTACCGAACGCCGAGGACGGCGTGGCCGGGGTGACGCAGGACGCCGTACCGGTGGGTGGAAAGCACGTGTACCGCTTCAAGGCCTCGCAGGCCGGGACGTACTGGTACCACTCGCATCAGGTGTCGAGCGACGAGGTGAAGGGCGGCCTGTTCGGGCCCATCGTGATCGCGCCGGCCGCGCCAGGTGAGGTCGTCGCGACAATCCACACGTACGACGGCAAGCGGACCATCAACGGGCGCACCGGGAATGGGCGGGTGGAGCTGCCCGCTGGTACGACGGCCCGCGTGCGGGTGATCAACACCGACAACACGGTCCTGCGCGTGGGGCTCGTCGGCACGCCGTACAAGGTCGTCGCCGTCGACGGGAACGACGTACACGATCCGACGCCGGTGACTGCTGCGTATGCGCTACCAGCCGGCGGACGTGTGGATCTCGAGGCGGTGGTCCCGCCGGGCGGGATGCGTCTGGTGGCCGGTACGTCGTCGTTGTCGCTCGGGATCGCGCCCGCCGGCACCGACCCACCGAGCGCGGAGCTGCCTGGGAACACGGTCGATCTGCTGACCTACGGAACGCCCGCGCCGCTCGGCTTCGAGCCGGGCAAGGCGAACCGCACGTTCGAGTACCGCATCGGCCGCACTGCCGGTTTCCTGGACGGCAAACCGGGGCTGTGGTGGACGATCAACGGCCACAAGTTCCCCGACGTACCGATGTTCATGGTCGCCGAGGGAGACGTGGTCCGGATGAAGATCTCCAACACCAGCGGCCAAGCCCACCCCATGCACCTCCACGGCCACCACGCGGTCGTCCTCTCCCGCAACGGCATACCCGCCACCGGCTCCCCGTGGTGGACGGACACCTTGGAGGTAGGCAACAAGGAGACGTACGAAATAGCCTTCGTAGCCAACAATCCAGGCCTCTGGATGGACCACTGCCACAACCTCCCCCACGCCACCCAAGGCCTCATGACCCACCTCATGTACGAAGGCACCACCACCCCCTACCGAGTAGGCGGCACCTCCCGCAACGAACCTGAGTAG
- a CDS encoding DUF3592 domain-containing protein, which translates to MSAPDNDLHGRQLALLLLFFSTVGGALYFLGWLTRPNFIYDDPLVCAFIAGAACIPAYVLVEQFSWWKRLEQPTERTKTRRKRMRSRASAKARASRSGRRLRPSLLEVLIRTVRVLVGVPIALGSLAILPLGITAGHDNQRLIARGPIQQAVVVSVTEDKWSRSHEVTVKVARPGDGVAVEVDGGDQLDPEPAVGDRIDVVVDPEDPSNVVAARVDWSMPWWAWPFGIVITLVLLAMGLGIAFG; encoded by the coding sequence GTGAGCGCCCCCGACAACGACCTCCATGGCCGCCAGTTGGCGCTGCTGCTGCTCTTCTTCAGCACCGTCGGGGGAGCCCTGTACTTCCTCGGCTGGCTGACCCGCCCGAACTTCATCTACGACGATCCACTCGTCTGCGCATTCATCGCGGGCGCGGCCTGCATCCCCGCCTACGTCCTGGTCGAGCAGTTCAGTTGGTGGAAGCGCTTGGAGCAGCCGACCGAACGCACGAAGACCCGCCGCAAGCGGATGAGGTCGCGCGCGTCGGCGAAGGCGCGCGCGTCCCGGTCCGGGCGTCGGTTGCGGCCCAGCCTGCTTGAAGTGCTGATTCGGACGGTCCGCGTGTTGGTCGGCGTACCGATCGCGTTGGGCTCGCTGGCCATTCTGCCGCTCGGGATCACGGCCGGCCACGACAACCAGCGCCTGATCGCGCGCGGTCCGATCCAGCAGGCCGTGGTCGTCTCGGTGACCGAGGACAAGTGGTCCAGGTCCCACGAGGTGACCGTCAAGGTGGCACGCCCGGGCGACGGCGTGGCGGTCGAGGTGGACGGCGGCGATCAGCTGGATCCGGAGCCGGCCGTGGGCGACCGGATCGACGTGGTGGTCGATCCGGAGGATCCGTCGAACGTTGTTGCGGCCCGGGTCGACTGGTCGATGCCGTGGTGGGCTTGGCCGTTCGGCATCGTGATCACGCTGGTGCTGCTCGCGATGGGGCTCGGGATCGCGTTCGGGTGA
- a CDS encoding sulfite oxidase, with amino-acid sequence MPLEGLRYDVTPPGLHYVLVHYDIPATAAGDWRLTVGGRVEEPLSFGLTELRAMGRRTIRVTLECAGNGRATLQPRPISQPWLSEAVGTAEWTGVLLADLLRLAGLREDAVDVVFTGADHGVERGVEQDYQRGLSVAEAIESGTIVAWEMNGAPLPPQHGYPLRLVVPGWYGMASVKWLRSIEVIDHEFDGYQNKVAYVLRKTPDDPGRPVTRIEPRALLIPPGFPDFMSRHRFVAAGTVPLFGRAWSGWAPIERVEVSTDAGVNWHEAKLDAPSNDELAWRAFAYDWEATPGEHVLTVRAYDTSGREQPIEAEWNRGGFSNNTAQRITVLVT; translated from the coding sequence ATGCCGTTGGAGGGGTTGCGGTACGACGTGACGCCGCCGGGGCTGCACTACGTGCTCGTGCACTACGACATCCCCGCGACGGCGGCGGGTGACTGGCGGCTCACCGTGGGGGGTCGTGTCGAGGAGCCGTTGTCGTTCGGGCTGACCGAGCTGCGGGCGATGGGCCGGCGGACGATCCGGGTCACGCTCGAGTGCGCCGGGAACGGGCGGGCGACGCTGCAGCCGCGGCCGATCAGCCAGCCGTGGTTGTCGGAGGCGGTCGGTACGGCGGAATGGACCGGCGTTTTGCTTGCCGATCTGCTCCGGTTGGCGGGGCTGCGCGAGGACGCCGTCGACGTCGTGTTCACCGGCGCGGACCACGGGGTGGAGCGCGGTGTCGAGCAGGACTACCAGCGCGGGCTGTCGGTAGCGGAGGCGATCGAGTCCGGCACGATCGTGGCGTGGGAGATGAACGGTGCGCCGTTGCCGCCGCAGCACGGGTATCCGCTGCGGCTCGTCGTACCGGGGTGGTACGGGATGGCCAGCGTGAAGTGGCTGCGGTCGATCGAGGTGATCGACCACGAGTTCGACGGGTATCAGAACAAGGTCGCCTACGTACTGCGGAAGACGCCGGACGACCCCGGGCGCCCGGTGACGCGGATCGAGCCGCGGGCGCTGCTGATACCGCCCGGTTTCCCCGACTTCATGAGCCGCCACCGGTTCGTTGCCGCCGGCACCGTTCCGTTGTTCGGGCGGGCCTGGTCGGGGTGGGCGCCGATCGAGCGGGTGGAGGTCAGCACCGACGCCGGCGTGAACTGGCACGAGGCCAAACTGGATGCCCCAAGCAACGACGAGCTGGCGTGGCGGGCGTTCGCGTACGACTGGGAGGCGACGCCGGGCGAGCACGTCCTCACGGTCCGCGCGTACGACACCAGCGGCCGCGAACAACCCATCGAGGCGGAGTGGAACCGCGGCGGCTTCTCCAACAACACCGCCCAGCGCATCACCGTACTGGTCACATAG
- a CDS encoding 3'-5' exonuclease, translated as MRLLNVVDVEATCWEGDPPPGEEHEIIEIGLTVVDLDSRRRLAKHQVLVRPERSGVSDFCTELTGLTQKQVDGGVSFGEACGLLMSEYRTDLLPWASWGDYDRKQFLRQCEALGVAYPFGDEHWNAKARFAEVRGLKRRPGMARALEVAGVPLEGRHHSGADDAWNIAGLVLGMLPD; from the coding sequence GTGCGGCTGCTGAACGTCGTCGACGTCGAGGCGACCTGCTGGGAAGGCGATCCGCCGCCGGGGGAAGAGCACGAGATCATCGAGATCGGTCTCACCGTCGTCGACCTCGACAGCCGTCGTCGGCTGGCGAAGCACCAGGTCCTGGTGCGGCCGGAGCGGTCCGGGGTCAGTGACTTCTGCACGGAGCTGACTGGGCTCACGCAGAAGCAGGTGGACGGCGGGGTTTCGTTCGGTGAGGCTTGTGGGCTGTTGATGTCGGAGTACCGGACGGACCTGCTGCCGTGGGCCAGTTGGGGAGACTACGACCGCAAGCAGTTCCTCCGGCAGTGTGAGGCGCTTGGAGTCGCGTACCCGTTCGGCGATGAGCATTGGAACGCCAAGGCGCGGTTCGCCGAGGTTCGGGGGTTGAAGCGGCGGCCGGGGATGGCGCGGGCGTTGGAGGTCGCGGGGGTGCCGCTCGAGGGGCGGCATCATTCGGGGGCAGACGACGCGTGGAACATCGCTGGGCTCGTGCTGGGGATGCTTCCCGATTAG
- a CDS encoding response regulator transcription factor, which translates to MSIRLLIADDQALVRGALAALLDLEPDLDVVAEVGRGDEVIDAAKSSQPDVALLDVEMPGLDGIEAAAALHTAVPGVRVLMVTTFGRPGYLRRAMEAGAAGFVVKDTPATQLADAVRRVHQGLRVVDPSLAAETLVAGTSPLTGRESDVLRAARDGGTVADIAKELHLSEGTVRNHLSSAIGKTGARTRAEAARIALDNGWL; encoded by the coding sequence GTGAGTATCCGACTGCTGATCGCCGACGATCAGGCGCTGGTCCGTGGCGCGCTGGCCGCCCTGCTCGATCTCGAGCCCGACCTGGACGTGGTGGCCGAGGTAGGCCGTGGCGACGAGGTGATCGACGCCGCGAAGAGCTCGCAGCCGGACGTCGCGCTGCTCGACGTGGAGATGCCCGGGCTGGACGGTATCGAGGCCGCCGCCGCGTTGCATACCGCCGTACCCGGGGTTCGCGTGCTGATGGTGACGACGTTCGGGCGTCCTGGGTATTTGCGTCGCGCGATGGAGGCGGGCGCCGCCGGGTTCGTCGTCAAGGACACGCCCGCGACGCAGCTCGCGGACGCGGTCCGGCGGGTGCACCAGGGGCTGCGCGTGGTCGACCCGTCACTCGCCGCCGAGACGCTGGTCGCCGGTACGAGTCCGCTGACGGGCCGCGAGTCCGACGTACTGCGGGCCGCCCGGGACGGAGGTACCGTCGCCGACATCGCGAAGGAACTCCACCTGTCCGAAGGTACCGTCCGCAACCACCTCTCCAGCGCCATCGGCAAAACCGGCGCCCGCACCCGAGCCGAAGCCGCCCGCATAGCCCTCGACAACGGCTGGTTGTAG
- a CDS encoding sensor histidine kinase codes for MKTNDSPRASDGVADRVGAGPGRWGWLAAGVWLFYLAQPLQSIAERQQGVVQFLGFLNLALFAASYLGFFGLMRRMARQHLLSSWQKGAYLALMLALCLLMIPTAGQTALTGLVYIGSVAMMLLDLRVGFAFVAALLLGAEVSMRVVPGWTDDGSYGFAIFLGALAVFGMRRAIQRSIELSATRKDMAELAVQEERNRFARDLHDILGHSLTVITVKAELAGKLIAANPERAASEVADVESLARAALADVRAAVAGYRELSLAGELVSARAALQAAEIKADLPTTVDEVPEENRELFAWVVREGVTNVVRHSGAKRCSIKIAADQIEVLDDGKGPTPGGGASGHGLVGLRERANQADAGVQVGQAPGGGFRLAVKVGL; via the coding sequence GTGAAGACCAACGACAGCCCCCGCGCCTCGGACGGTGTGGCCGACCGTGTCGGCGCCGGTCCGGGCCGCTGGGGCTGGCTCGCGGCCGGAGTCTGGCTGTTCTACCTCGCGCAGCCCTTGCAGAGCATCGCGGAGCGCCAGCAGGGTGTCGTCCAGTTCCTCGGGTTCCTGAACCTGGCGCTGTTCGCGGCCAGCTACCTCGGGTTCTTCGGGCTGATGCGCCGGATGGCCCGGCAGCACCTGCTCTCGAGCTGGCAGAAAGGCGCGTACCTGGCCCTGATGCTGGCGCTCTGCCTGCTGATGATTCCGACCGCCGGGCAGACCGCGCTCACCGGCCTGGTCTACATCGGGTCGGTCGCGATGATGTTGCTGGATTTGCGCGTCGGCTTCGCGTTCGTCGCGGCGCTGCTGCTCGGCGCCGAGGTGTCGATGCGGGTCGTACCGGGGTGGACCGACGACGGGAGCTACGGGTTCGCGATCTTCCTCGGCGCGCTGGCCGTGTTCGGGATGCGGCGGGCGATCCAGCGCAGCATCGAGCTGAGCGCGACCCGCAAGGACATGGCGGAGCTCGCCGTACAGGAGGAACGGAACCGTTTCGCGCGGGACCTGCACGACATCCTCGGACACTCGCTGACCGTGATCACGGTGAAGGCCGAGCTCGCCGGGAAGCTGATCGCGGCGAACCCGGAACGGGCCGCGTCGGAGGTCGCGGACGTCGAGAGCCTGGCGCGGGCGGCGCTGGCCGACGTACGGGCAGCGGTCGCGGGGTACCGGGAACTGAGCCTTGCCGGGGAACTCGTATCGGCGCGGGCCGCGTTGCAGGCCGCGGAGATCAAGGCGGACCTGCCGACGACGGTGGACGAAGTACCGGAGGAGAACCGGGAGCTGTTCGCCTGGGTGGTGCGGGAGGGCGTGACGAACGTCGTACGGCACTCCGGGGCGAAACGGTGCTCGATCAAGATCGCGGCCGACCAGATCGAGGTACTCGACGACGGGAAGGGGCCGACGCCGGGTGGGGGCGCGTCGGGCCACGGGCTGGTCGGATTGCGGGAGCGCGCCAACCAGGCCGACGCCGGCGTACAGGTCGGTCAGGCGCCCGGCGGCGGGTTCCGGCTCGCGGTGAAGGTCGGCCTGTGA
- a CDS encoding ABC transporter permease, with protein MNRDYLIFDIRRTLRNRRVMIFSILMPVVLFMIFGLTIPKEASEGGISAIAYVMVSMAMFGSMSAAMSSGGAIAAERDGGWNRTLRLTPLKPQAYVVNKVILSLLLAVPPLIVVFLFGMILGHVHLSATQWITVALVSWLGALPFAAIGLVIGYIAKPDSVQPITGLSTMLIAAFGGLWLPVDQMPSIMKHIAQLTPAYWTGQTSRSALTQSGLDTHALLVVLGWTVVLGFIGLRRYRADTARA; from the coding sequence ATGAACCGCGACTACCTGATCTTCGACATCCGCCGGACGCTGCGGAACCGCCGGGTAATGATCTTCTCGATCCTGATGCCGGTGGTGCTGTTCATGATCTTCGGACTGACCATCCCGAAGGAAGCCAGCGAGGGCGGGATCTCCGCGATCGCGTACGTGATGGTCAGTATGGCGATGTTCGGCTCGATGTCGGCGGCGATGAGCAGCGGCGGCGCGATCGCGGCCGAGCGGGACGGCGGCTGGAACCGGACGCTCCGGCTGACGCCGCTGAAGCCGCAGGCGTACGTCGTGAACAAGGTCATCCTCAGCCTGCTGCTGGCGGTCCCGCCGCTGATCGTGGTGTTCCTGTTCGGGATGATCCTCGGCCACGTGCACCTGAGCGCCACCCAGTGGATCACGGTCGCGTTGGTGTCCTGGCTCGGTGCGCTGCCGTTCGCGGCGATCGGCCTGGTCATCGGGTACATCGCGAAGCCGGACAGCGTGCAGCCGATCACCGGTCTCAGCACGATGCTGATCGCGGCGTTCGGCGGGCTGTGGCTGCCGGTCGACCAGATGCCCTCGATCATGAAGCACATCGCGCAGCTCACGCCGGCGTACTGGACCGGTCAGACCTCGCGCAGTGCGCTGACGCAGAGCGGACTCGACACCCACGCGCTGCTCGTGGTGCTCGGCTGGACCGTCGTACTCGGCTTCATCGGGCTGCGCCGGTACCGCGCCGACACCGCCCGCGCCTGA